One genomic window of Cupriavidus sp. P-10 includes the following:
- a CDS encoding SDR family NAD(P)-dependent oxidoreductase yields the protein MTSLEGKVAIVTGGTGGIGKGIALQLAALGAIVVISGRTAAKAEAVLAEIRQAGGTGDFLSGDVRSKADMDALATEAARRHGGIDIVVANAGGNDDEARRPDVRGPFGYIDLSRVCAVVAENTAAKLLPVQSALPFMRQRGGGSVVFVTSEGGRVPTPTQTAVATFAGGLISASKVLARELAGDRIRVNCVCVTVVRDSPSWQAAFEKESGVSERHRKQYEKIIASSPLGVAAPQDIGQVVAFLASDGAHYLTGATLSPTGGLTIH from the coding sequence ATGACAAGTCTTGAAGGGAAGGTCGCCATCGTCACCGGCGGTACAGGCGGGATCGGGAAGGGGATCGCGCTACAGCTTGCCGCTCTCGGTGCCATCGTCGTCATCAGTGGCAGAACGGCAGCGAAGGCTGAAGCTGTGCTCGCCGAGATCCGCCAGGCTGGAGGTACCGGGGATTTCCTGTCAGGCGATGTCCGCTCGAAAGCGGACATGGATGCGCTGGCCACCGAGGCCGCCCGCCGCCATGGCGGTATCGACATTGTTGTCGCGAACGCCGGCGGCAACGACGACGAGGCACGCCGCCCCGACGTCAGGGGACCGTTCGGCTATATCGACCTGTCGCGTGTTTGCGCCGTGGTGGCAGAGAACACCGCTGCGAAGCTGCTCCCGGTACAGTCGGCGTTGCCCTTCATGCGCCAGCGCGGGGGCGGAAGCGTCGTATTTGTGACATCCGAGGGTGGCCGGGTGCCCACGCCCACCCAGACAGCGGTCGCGACCTTCGCTGGCGGCCTGATCAGTGCGAGCAAGGTGCTTGCCAGGGAGCTCGCCGGAGACCGGATCCGCGTGAACTGCGTGTGCGTGACGGTGGTGCGCGACAGCCCCTCCTGGCAGGCTGCGTTCGAGAAGGAAAGTGGGGTCTCGGAGCGCCACCGGAAGCAGTATGAAAAGATCATCGCGAGCAGCCCACTTGGCGTGGCGGCGCCGCAAGACATTGGCCAGGTGGTGGCATTCCTGGCTTCGGATGGCGCGCACTACCTCACGGGGGCGACGCTCAGTCCGACGGGTGGGTTGACCATTCACTGA
- a CDS encoding acyl-CoA dehydrogenase family protein — MDNEVTVEYVRKCDQNRGYPYEAYDKIAKQGWLGLLFSEEEGGAGGDIFDYTLMAEGLGKFGFDFAAAVLVPTFTAMNIAKYGTAAQKDKYIKPFIEGKIRFSVSISEPDAGSDASNTKTRARRDENGDWIVSGQKLWCSGAAARDTVIAMLVRTDADNKHGGLSVLLIPNTTPGLVINKLPTLSRHATGTTEIFLDEVRVPADAILGEEGQGWEIITKHLELERCAVAAAYVGNAQTAVSKATQYAHERIQFGKQLWDFQVLKHMLADRQTEVDAARLLCYRAAQMAAADVPCSREVSMAKLYGSETLKQCALTGMQVLGGYANLPEADMERYLRESVQSTIGGGTSQIQKTIIAKSMRLG, encoded by the coding sequence ATGGATAACGAAGTCACGGTCGAGTATGTGCGCAAGTGCGACCAGAACCGCGGCTATCCCTACGAGGCCTACGACAAGATCGCCAAGCAGGGTTGGCTCGGGCTGCTGTTCAGCGAGGAAGAGGGCGGTGCGGGTGGCGACATCTTCGATTACACCCTGATGGCCGAAGGCCTGGGCAAGTTCGGCTTCGACTTTGCTGCGGCGGTGCTGGTCCCGACCTTCACCGCGATGAACATTGCCAAGTACGGCACGGCCGCGCAGAAGGACAAGTACATCAAGCCGTTCATCGAGGGCAAGATCCGCTTCTCCGTGTCGATCTCCGAGCCCGACGCCGGCTCCGATGCATCCAACACGAAGACCCGCGCGCGCCGCGACGAGAACGGCGACTGGATCGTTTCCGGGCAGAAGCTGTGGTGCAGCGGTGCTGCGGCCAGGGATACGGTCATTGCCATGCTGGTGCGCACGGACGCCGACAACAAGCACGGCGGCCTGTCCGTCCTGCTGATCCCGAACACCACGCCCGGCCTGGTGATCAACAAGCTGCCGACCCTGTCGCGGCACGCGACCGGCACCACCGAGATCTTCCTGGACGAAGTGCGCGTGCCGGCCGATGCGATCCTCGGCGAAGAAGGCCAAGGCTGGGAAATCATCACCAAGCATCTGGAGCTTGAGCGCTGCGCGGTGGCCGCTGCTTATGTCGGCAACGCGCAGACGGCGGTGTCGAAGGCCACGCAGTACGCCCACGAGCGTATCCAGTTCGGCAAACAGTTGTGGGACTTCCAGGTGCTCAAGCATATGCTGGCCGACCGCCAGACCGAGGTGGATGCCGCGCGCCTGCTGTGCTACCGCGCCGCGCAAATGGCAGCCGCCGACGTGCCGTGCAGCCGTGAAGTGTCGATGGCCAAGCTGTATGGATCCGAGACGCTCAAGCAGTGCGCGCTGACCGGCATGCAGGTGCTGGGCGGCTACGCCAACCTGCCGGAAGCCGACATGGAGCGCTACCTGCGCGAATCTGTCCAGTCCACCATCGGCGGTGGTACCTCGCAGATCCAGAAGACCATCATCGCCAAGTCCATGCGCCTGGGCTGA
- a CDS encoding IclR family transcriptional regulator yields the protein MPLARGLAVLAAFGPEQAWLGNQEISLETGIPASTVTRLLQSLVALGYLHHDEARRKYRLAAASLALGYAAIADPAVQREASIEMCKFAEATDTYVVLGTRDRLDVSVLDSRVGSQAVLDLRLTPGKRLNIASSLMGSALLAAIPELERCYLQGNVERRAGRDWPMLRRRMAEKIWQVHELGFCMSLGEWEPELATVAVPVCVPEQPPLVLACIGRTARMARARVERELGPRLLAMAQVLQERLASRESGGQNRLAPHHPASLP from the coding sequence ATGCCGCTGGCCCGCGGCCTGGCCGTGCTGGCCGCCTTCGGCCCGGAGCAGGCCTGGCTGGGCAACCAGGAAATCTCGCTGGAAACCGGCATCCCCGCGTCCACGGTCACGCGGTTGCTGCAGTCGCTGGTGGCACTGGGCTACCTGCACCACGACGAGGCGCGGCGCAAATACCGGCTCGCGGCCGCCTCGCTGGCGCTCGGCTATGCGGCGATCGCCGATCCTGCCGTGCAGCGCGAGGCCAGCATCGAAATGTGCAAGTTCGCCGAAGCGACCGATACCTACGTAGTGCTCGGCACGCGCGACCGGCTCGATGTGAGCGTGCTGGACAGCCGCGTCGGCAGCCAGGCGGTGCTGGACTTGCGCCTGACGCCAGGAAAGCGCCTGAATATCGCGTCATCGCTGATGGGATCGGCGCTGCTTGCAGCGATCCCGGAACTGGAGCGTTGCTACCTGCAGGGCAATGTGGAGCGCAGGGCGGGCCGCGACTGGCCCATGCTGCGGCGGCGCATGGCCGAAAAGATCTGGCAGGTTCATGAGCTCGGCTTCTGCATGTCGCTCGGTGAATGGGAGCCCGAGCTGGCCACCGTCGCCGTACCGGTCTGCGTGCCGGAGCAGCCGCCGCTGGTGCTGGCCTGCATCGGGCGCACCGCGCGCATGGCGCGCGCCCGCGTCGAACGCGAGCTGGGGCCGCGCCTGCTGGCAATGGCGCAGGTGCTGCAGGAACGGCTGGCATCGCGCGAATCAGGCGGGCAAAATAGGCTGGCGCCTCACCATCCCGCCAGCCTTCCATGA
- a CDS encoding YybH family protein yields MAGNARAAPGNDMATMSEHHATSTNASRVQAALQDVERRWNAAALTWNADALAALYAPEALFFGGRPGHAVGRAAILGYFASYAGTLRSASMSLVDQTLVELGADTLLAQGHANFRFVLADGRETASALRTTWVLVRRLGVWQILQHHFSPTPEAPPIQ; encoded by the coding sequence ATGGCCGGGAACGCCCGGGCCGCGCCAGGCAATGACATGGCAACCATGAGCGAACACCATGCCACGAGCACGAACGCCTCGCGCGTGCAGGCAGCCCTCCAAGACGTCGAGCGCCGCTGGAACGCCGCCGCGCTGACGTGGAACGCCGACGCGCTGGCAGCGCTGTACGCGCCCGAAGCGCTGTTTTTTGGGGGCCGCCCGGGCCACGCCGTGGGCCGGGCGGCGATCCTGGGGTACTTTGCCTCTTACGCCGGGACGCTGCGCTCGGCATCAATGTCCCTGGTCGACCAGACCCTGGTTGAGCTTGGCGCGGACACGCTGCTGGCGCAGGGGCACGCAAACTTCCGCTTTGTGCTCGCCGACGGGCGCGAAACCGCGTCGGCACTGCGGACGACCTGGGTGCTGGTCAGGCGCCTTGGCGTGTGGCAGATTCTGCAGCACCACTTTTCCCCGACACCGGAAGCACCGCCTATCCAATAG
- a CDS encoding LysR family transcriptional regulator, producing MTEFNRLHLIRQVDLFTLRLFLSAVEEQQIGRAAVRENIAASTATKRIQDLEDIAGVKLLERGPKGVVPSPAGAVLVRYARQILDSIENLRSEISAFTEGMRGKVVVASARSIIAPFLARELGDYARDFPLVELVVREVENAAIIEAVSRGDADVGVFAMAHELELGGVDVTPYRRDRLVAVVPNTHALSARETVRFEDLLPERLIPVESMLGMFRAAAKRLGAEFAPPFHVVSAGVAISLVQAGLGVTVLPECLLSHDMFDQVTSIAIDESWAVRTTHIATARGRVLSPPAAALMKQLLDRPRGEPAVSGQG from the coding sequence ATGACCGAATTCAACCGCCTGCACCTGATCCGGCAAGTCGACCTGTTTACGTTGCGCCTGTTCCTGTCCGCTGTCGAAGAGCAGCAGATCGGCCGCGCCGCGGTCCGCGAGAATATCGCTGCTTCGACGGCGACCAAGCGGATCCAGGACCTGGAGGATATCGCGGGCGTCAAGCTGCTCGAACGCGGGCCCAAGGGCGTCGTGCCCAGCCCCGCGGGCGCGGTGCTGGTGCGCTATGCGCGCCAGATCCTGGATAGCATCGAGAACCTGCGCTCCGAGATTTCCGCCTTCACCGAAGGCATGCGCGGCAAGGTAGTGGTGGCTTCGGCGCGGTCGATCATCGCACCATTTCTTGCCCGCGAGCTGGGCGACTACGCACGCGATTTCCCGCTGGTGGAACTGGTGGTGCGCGAAGTCGAGAACGCCGCGATCATCGAGGCTGTGTCGCGCGGCGACGCCGACGTAGGGGTGTTCGCCATGGCCCACGAGCTTGAGCTTGGGGGCGTTGACGTGACACCGTACCGCCGCGACCGGCTGGTCGCCGTGGTGCCCAACACGCACGCACTCAGTGCGCGCGAAACGGTCAGGTTCGAAGACCTGCTGCCGGAACGGCTGATCCCGGTGGAATCGATGCTGGGCATGTTCCGCGCCGCGGCAAAACGCCTGGGCGCCGAATTCGCCCCACCGTTCCACGTCGTCAGTGCCGGGGTGGCGATCAGCCTGGTACAGGCCGGGCTGGGCGTGACCGTGCTGCCCGAATGCCTGCTCAGCCACGATATGTTCGACCAGGTCACCAGCATTGCCATCGACGAGTCATGGGCCGTGCGCACCACCCATATCGCCACGGCTCGCGGCCGTGTCCTGAGTCCGCCTGCCGCCGCGCTGATGAAGCAGCTGCTCGACCGCCCACGCGGCGAGCCCGCAGTTTCAGGACAGGGCTGA